The following is a genomic window from Thermococcus sp. EP1.
CGTTTGCAGAATAGATACCATTTAAGTTAATTCCTTCCCATTTTACAAACTTTGGAGTTCCAGCTCCAGTGCCTATGAATATTGCATCGTACTCTTCTCTCAGCTCTTCGAATGTAACGGTTTTTCCAACGAGTGTATCAGTCTCAATTTTCACCCCAAGCTTCCTTAAGTTCTCAAGCTCTCTTCTCACGATCTCCTTTGGAAGCCTAAACTCTGGGATGCCATATATTGTAACTCCTCCGGGTTCATGGAGTGCTTCAAAAATTGTTACTTCGTATCCCATCCTGGCTAGTTCAGCGGCACAAGTCAATCCAGCTGGTCCAGCCCCGATAATGGCAACTTTCTTTCCATTGTGTTGTATTTCTTTTATCTGCTCTTCCAAAAGCTCTTGGTCAATTCCATGCTGTCTTGCATAGTCTGCTACAAATCTTTCAAGTTTTCCAATATTTATTGGATCTCCGATTTTACCCATTGTACAAACGCCTTCACATTGATCCTCTTGGGGACAAACTCT
Proteins encoded in this region:
- a CDS encoding FAD-dependent oxidoreductase; protein product: RVCPQEDQCEGVCTMGKIGDPINIGKLERFVADYARQHGIDQELLEEQIKEIQHNGKKVAIIGAGPAGLTCAAELARMGYEVTIFEALHEPGGVTIYGIPEFRLPKEIVRRELENLRKLGVKIETDTLVGKTVTFEELREEYDAIFIGTGAGTPKFVKWEGINLNGIYSAN